A window of Hordeum vulgare subsp. vulgare chromosome 5H, MorexV3_pseudomolecules_assembly, whole genome shotgun sequence genomic DNA:
CCCGCTGCCGGGTAATTTTACAATTTGGCTCGAATGCCTTATTGCACTTCCTTCAGAAATCTGACACAAATCTCAATGTAACACTGCTACAGCCAAGTCATGTAAGTATAGCCTCCTTTCTCACCTGGGCCTCCGTCGTGCTGAGAAACCAAGATTTGGTTCTGGGCCAAGCCTAGAGCAGGCAGAGCCCAAATTGCATAGCTAAACCATCGGAGCCTCCTCGTTGTTACCCAGCTTTTTTGTCACCATATCGTAAACCGTATCGACTTTGGCAGGGTCAACTTTAAACAATACATGGGCATCTTCCTTCTTGACGATGTTGCCCTTGAACATCTCCTGCATCAACACCTCCTGCATTCTCAGATAATGACTGGGTAGCAATCTGTTCTGACAGCACAGAAGTTTTTCCTGAAATAGAGAAGACGAGTCGTTTCTTTATCTTTAACATAGCAAGCACCAAAAGTAAACAAGGCGGCATCAAGAATAAATGAGCAATATCCTTACGCTGACGCTTAATAGCTCTGCCCCAGGAAGACCAACAATGTCCCAATCATCCCATTGCTTAGCGCTTGTTGGTCCTGTGCTTTTTGGAGAATCCCTACCACCGGCATCCAAAATGGCACTACCTTTCTTAAGATCCAAACTCCCATCAGTCTCAACTTTCATAGGCCGGTTTGTTTTGTGTCCTGATTTACTATTTGAAATAAGCTGGCCACTTTCCTTAGCTTTCAGGGCATTCGCCTCATACTCCTTTCTcctcttttgctctatgtgtatcTTGGCTTCAGCCAGCGTACGACACCCAGCTGAACGACATTCCTGGCATTAAGAAAACAAATGATGTAATGAACTATTCTTTCCAGATAAAATAAATGGTGGAACTGCAAAATGTAAAGTTAAGGGTTTGAATTTAAGAAAAAAAAATGCAAACATAAAAGTATGGCCATGTAAACTTTGGGGAAAGTAGAACACCTGAAGCTCTTGAATCCTCCTACGGATTTTTCGCTCTTCAATAACACTCCTAACAAGTGCTTCATGTTCCTCCTTGGAAAGGAAACGCATGAAAACCTTGTATCGATGATAAACTTCCTTGTCTTCATTTGTTAGATCCTTCTCCAAAGGATTAGGATATAGTAAATTTCTTTCCAATATGAACTCTTTTCTCCTTTTCCTTTCATCAAGCCTATGAAGACATACTTAACTGGATGAGAAGCATAGAAAAGGTTCTCTCACATCTAATACTCTTTGTGTCATTAAAGATTAAACATGGTCTCTTGGGGTTTATTAATGAAGTCAAACAAGTAGAACTATTTGTGCAAATCATCTAGCAACTAAAGCAATAGGAACATGACGCTATTTTCATCTGATGAATATTACTTAGTAAGAGCAAAGAATAAGCTGCTGccatgatgaccttctcaaaattAGAGGCATAAACTCAATGTAAGTTACTGCAATAAAATAACTATTTACTACAAACATAATATTTCATCATTGCTGTTAACAAACCTTGACAAGTAAATACGCAGCACACGTAGCTTCAGTTCACGATCAGTTTCCGTATCAGTTTCTTTAAATTCCATCTCTGCGAGGGCTTGTTCAGCATCATTATCATACTCTGGGTCAAACTCATGTCTCTTTGCATTGTACCCACTCAATTCAGTTAAAGAAGGCCCTTCATCTGCAGAATATCTGGGTTTTTTCACACCAATACTTCTATCCATATGACCATCTGGCACACGTAAATTGAACAGATCAATTTTCAATATATGACAGTGCAGGAATCTAAAGAAATATAGTTGGTTATTACAAATAGAAAGCAACCGCTTCCACATCTATCTTTGGTAATATTTTGCAGATAGTAAAAATTTCTAAAAGATCTTTAAGGATAAAAATATGTCTTTATAATTCTCTAGCATGTCACAAATGGTGATATCTTGGGAAACCATAATAAGGGGTGTTTTATTTTGGTTTAATCTGACACCTGTCAGTGGTAATTGACCAATAAATGGACATTATTACTGATGGGAAGGCAACGCTTGACAATGAGCAAAAATACTGAAAATAAAAGGTAGTCCAAATGCATCCATCTGGTCACCAATAAATGGTTTATATATGATCATACCTTCGACTTTAGATAGATTGGAATTATCTTTAAAATGACCAGCAGTTGAAGCTTTCTTGTTTGCGCCTGAAGCAGATTCAACGTGTTAGCAAGATCTGAATCATATACTAATAGACAAAGAAAATACTTAGGATTGGATCTGTCAAATTCCAAAACATACCGCCAGGTATGTGCGAAGGTGATCGACTGGCTGGGCCTTCTCCAAGTGCATCTTCCATCCTATGCAAGATATGAAGGTAATAGTCAGTAAGTAGCCTATTGCAAAGTTTAGATACATGGTCATAAATATTCTAGAGCAAGAATAGCATACTTGACCCTGGAGGGAGAAAACGGTGACTCTGCCTTAGGTGTCAAATCCCCTGATAACAGTGGAATTCCTACAGGAGAAAAGAAGGAAACATGAGATCAAGGCAATCAAATATAGTGAGATATCACATCTTAAGTCTTTACTGCCATTCTTATTCATGTGATGGAGGGAACTACTCATCATGTACTTCTTAGCACCCTCACATTCAGAGCCATTACCAACAGAACAGTATCCTGCAGAACCTTTCTGCTATTTCATTATACTAGCTCATGCGTTTATGCAGATTCTTGTGTTCGTGTCTGTGGTTCTGTGCAAACTGATAAATTTTAGGTATTAATAGTTTTAAGATATCAGAAGGGCAGAAAAAATCCTACTGAATATACTGCTATATCATCCTTGAAGACCAGATCTGTGCAAGCAAAAATGAAAAACCAGCTAAGATTCTTATCACCTATGACAAATTAATATTTAATAACATATGTCAGCCTTCAAAATCCAAACCCAGCTTGTGTCACCAATTAGATCTAATATTCAACAAAAAATATAATATTCAGTTCCACCCTAAATAGATTTTCTTTGTCACCTTAAAAGATGTGACCATGACTCACCTTTTTTACTCTCACCCTGTACTTTAGCCATGGCAAGAAGTTCCTTCCTATTCTTGCCATTAACATGAGACATGTCCTACAATGATGAGGTAGCATTGAATTACGTCTCAATTGTTTTCAACTCCACAAATTAACAAGTAGACAAAATGATTACCGGAAGGGGATAACAAGGTGAGTTCATATATGCAGTAGTATAATGCTCAATGCACTGTGCCTTGCTCTTGGTACCAACATGCTCCGCAACTTCAGCCCAGTTTCCCAGACCATACATTTCAATTCCCTACAATTATAAGAGTCAGAACCCACCACCCAGAAAGTGAACAGAAAAGATGGGTACTGAAAATACCTCTAGAAGAAGGATTTCCTCATCCGCATTCCAATCTGGACAAATGAGAGGAAAAGATAGGTTGTCCTGTTGCAAAATTTTAGTTAAGTTAAAGAATGCAACAGACATGACAAGCACTGACAATACAAAATACTTGAAGTGCTAAGGTGGAAGGTGGTTTCTTttttcctcctcttttttttatgaGAACTCTCCTCGAGATGATCTGGGTGTGCATGCATTAAGCCCCATATAGCCAGTTGCAATCAAGATGGTTGAGTAGGGAACCGTGTAGAACCAAACATATGATCTGAGTTCACACATCAGCTGATGACTTACACTTGTAAGT
This region includes:
- the LOC123452255 gene encoding transcriptional adapter ADA2 — translated: MGRSRGVPNSGDDDTNHRSKRRRVASTGDASDSLSAACGGAGDGKKALYHCNYCNKDLSGKIRFKCSKCPDFDLCVECFSVGAEVQPHRSNHPYRVMDNLSFPLICPDWNADEEILLLEGIEMYGLGNWAEVAEHVGTKSKAQCIEHYTTAYMNSPCYPLPDMSHVNGKNRKELLAMAKVQGESKKGIPLLSGDLTPKAESPFSPSRVKMEDALGEGPASRSPSHIPGGANKKASTAGHFKDNSNLSKVEDGHMDRSIGVKKPRYSADEGPSLTELSGYNAKRHEFDPEYDNDAEQALAEMEFKETDTETDRELKLRVLRIYLSRLDERKRRKEFILERNLLYPNPLEKDLTNEDKEVYHRYKVFMRFLSKEEHEALVRSVIEERKIRRRIQELQECRSAGCRTLAEAKIHIEQKRRKEYEANALKAKESGQLISNSKSGHKTNRPMKVETDGSLDLKKGSAILDAGGRDSPKSTGPTSAKQWDDWDIVGLPGAELLSVSEKLLCCQNRLLPSHYLRMQEVLMQEMFKGNIVKKEDAHVLFKVDPAKVDTVYDMVTKKLGNNEEAPMV